The Syngnathoides biaculeatus isolate LvHL_M chromosome 16, ASM1980259v1, whole genome shotgun sequence DNA segment CGTCTTAAAGTCAACTATGACACCACATTTGAGCTGCTGACGCACCTACGCAAAGAAAGAGATGGGCTGAAAGCTGAAAAATCCAAAGTGGAGACCAAACTTGTTAATAAAGAGGTTATCAAATATGAGAACGACCCCCTGCTGGAAAAAGAGGTCAACAGACTCAGGAGGACTGTTAGAGAAGAGACCCAACAACGTCGCAATGTGGAAGAATGTCTCTTTGACCTTCAGAACCAATACATTGTGCTTGAGCGACAGAAGCCAGAGGAGAAGACGGTGGTACAGGAAGTGGTGCGCCTGCAGAAGGACCCCAAGCAGATTTTAGAACATGAGAGGTTAAACAAGTGTCTCGATGATGAGGTCAAAGCCCGTAGGAAGCTTGAAATCGAGGTGAGGCAGCTAAGAGCCCTGATTCAAGAAAAGGAGAACACGATGGCTCAGATGGACGAACGCCAGAAGAAGATTCAGATCGAATCAGAGATGCGGCTGATCAAAGCTCAGATTCATGAGCTCGAGACGTCTCCAAAACCAGTTGAAGAAAAGATCGTAATTGAGGAAGTCCTGAAAGTAGAGAGGGACCCGAAGCTAGAGAAATTCATGGATGATATACGTGTTGAGATGGAAGGAGAGGCAAACCAACTCAATCGTCTCCAGAGAGAAATCAGCAGCCTGAAGATGAAGTTGGAAATTctgcaaaaagaaaagacgACGGAAAAGATTGTTTACAGAGAAGTTGTCCGGGTGGAGAAAGACCCAGGAGTGGAGGCTGAGAGGGACCATTTGAGAGATCTTCTTGCACAGGAGAGAAATATGAGGCGTGACAAAGAAGACAACCTTCAAAGCTTTAGAATCAAAATTTCCCACCTGGAGACGTCCATATCTGTTTTTACGAAAGACGAGACAACTCTGGTGTTCAACAGAAATAGCCTCCAGAGGGAGAAGGAAGACCTTCTTAAACAGCTAAAGCTGCTGGAGACTCAAAGGCAGAACATCAGCATCACCTTCCAGCAACAGACCAAGCTGATGGGTGAGAGAACCCAGATGGCTCGGCAGAGAAGTCTCAAGGCATCCTCCGAAGTACATCGGCTCGAGAATGAGATCCTGAATGAAAAAGGCAAACACCACCAGATGGAGGCCCTCATTATTGAGCTGAAAGAAAGCCTCAGGCACGAGGATCAGGCTGAAACTCAGACGAGGGAGACAAACCTTTCTACAAGGGTCACCATCTTGGATCCCGACACCGGTAAAAACATGGCCCCTTACGACGCCTATCTGAAAGGGCTAATAGACCGCAACCAGTACATACACCTGTCAGAACTGGAGTGCGACTGGGAAGAATGCACATCCACTGGTCCGGATGGGGATTCAACAGTTCTACAAGATCGTAAGACTGGGATGCAGTACGCTGTCAAAGACGCCCTGAGAGACGGCCGCCTGACCCAGTACGATGTGATGCGCTACAAGGAGGGCAAAATGCCCATTTCTGAATTTGCTCTTCTCGTGGCGGGGGAAACAAGAAGGCCTTTTGTTCCGCCAGTAACGAGTCCCAAGTCCCCCATTAAATCCATCCCGAGTTCTCCCTTAAAATCCTTGCCAACTTCTACCATATCCTCAAATAGCCGTCTTAATAGCCACAGCGACAGTGTTGACAACCTCTCTGCTTCAGGCGATGAGCAATTCCccatctctggtgtctttgacaCCTCTACGGAGAGCCGCATGTCCGTGAGGAGCGCCGCCACCCGTAAACTCATCGACGCTGACACGGCTCTGAAGCTTCTGGAAGCGCAGGCGGCGTCCGGCGGGATTGTCGATCTCACCAAGAAGGACAAACTCTCTGTACACAAAGCAGCTGAGCAAGGCCTCATTGACAACGCTCACATGTACAAGCTTCTTAACGCTCAGAAGGCCTTCACCGGGATTGAGGATCCTCTGACCAAAGAGCGTCTCTCTGTGGGACAGGCAGCGCAAAAAGGGTACATACCCCACGAAAACGCCAGGTGGTACATCGAGGCGCAATACCTGACTGGAGGGTTGGTCGACCCCACTAAAGCCGGCCGCCTCACCCTCCAAGAAGCCCAAGCGACCAATGTGATCGACAGCAAAACAGCGGAAGCGCTGCAGAAGGAGTCCTCGTATGCGAAGGTTCTGGTGGACCCCATCAGCGGAGAAAAAATCTCGTACAAGCAGGCGATGGATAAGTGTAAGATTGACAAAAGCACAGGACTGTTGCTCCTCCCCGCAGCCTCCAGTGATCAAACAAATTCGCCATCGTACTCCAACTTTCGATTTACTTCCTCAAACAACAGAATCTAGATTCTGACTTTAAGAGGAGTGAAATGTTTGACACAGCCGGTGGTGCTAGAGAGGCTCAAAGATTGTATTAACGCATCGTGATATTACTAACCCTACTCTGGATCTGGTTTAAATATGATTTGGGGAGTTTTTGCTGTAAAAATCGGGGTAATATTTGTTCTTGCATTTTCTAAAGTCGAATCCGAGAATCCACAGAACTTGTATCGGTTTTTacagaacagtttttttttcaaacagtagTATTTGTATTATCAAATATTGCATAAATGTGAATCATACTTTGTAATAATAAACGACAATCTTCactttgaacacatttttgaacaactgaagtggcaggtgtgagtactttttccaGCCTAAAAgaaaatttgcacatttgtcGGTGCCAGGAAGTCTGCAAAGCGTCTTTGAACCAACCGGTTTGATGAGGTTTCGGCAGCCCAGAAATGCCCCGATTATCGCGTCTGTCGGTTCCGCAAACAGCCGAGGCTGATTTGTTCCAGTCAACACTTTTAGATAGACGCGGCAAACTGACTGAATGTACTTCAAGCCGAGTACTCGTGAGTCATGGATTAAGGATACAGATTAGATATGACTCATATGCGGCGTCAAAGCGCGAGGGAACCTTTCGCGTGTCTGTTGCCACTTTTAGCTTTTAAAAGTGCCCCAATTTCTGAATTGATGGAAATAATGCGATGCAGCAATCAGACAAATGTATGTTATTATAGGTTGTGGACCTTTTGGGgagtggagggagggggggcacGGTAGACGGGATTTAATGCTCTCGcggttaaaaatacacacatataaacaaaagtgTCAATAACACATTTGACGTTGTGTTACTGGACATTTCACAGGCggtatataaaatatatgagACACTTTTATGACAGTCTTTCAAACGTATTCTATGAGGTCGGTGAGAGCACTTTCAATTCCGTTCATGAAAGAGCCCCCAAACATTTCTATAAAGGGCTGTCAAATACATAATTGAGGGTTACCTCACACACATGGCTGGGGAGTTTTTCAAAATACGACTTGTTGATTGACCCATTTTACGTCGTGAGCACAAATTTGAGTTCAAACATTTCCATACATTGCAGATGGCAAAGAGAATTTGACCCACCAATGCTTTGAGATACgagcatgtaaaaaaataccACAGTCACACTTTGAAACAACAACATCATATTAATATCCCCGAATTTGGCCCCAGTTTACAGGAGGAGTTCTGGGATGTCTGTCTGGCAGATTATTTGGGATTACAGTATTCCACATGAGCCTGCTTGTCTGGAGGCACAAGTGCCGCCCTGCCTCTCCACCCAACTTTGTCTGCCTCACAGATGTTGTGTCATCATCCAGTATGATGCCAAAACAAGAACGCATTATTAATCTTATTGCAGCATAATTCCATATTgctcttttttcattttgtcaactCTACAAACCTTGATTGTTAATGAACGGGACAGCAATCTTTTATTCCCTCAATAAATCATAACAAGCCTTCTTGATACTGAAGCCAATTTGACCTTTTCTCATATTTTACTCTTGAGTTCAATGGGCGGCTcggtgggctcacagttctgtggaccggggttcaatcccggacccgcctgtgtagtgttggcatgttcttcccatgcctgcgtgggtttcctccgggcactccggtttcctaccacatcccaaagacatgtaacattaattggacactcaaaattgccccaaggtgggattgtgagtgcggctgtttgtctcaatgtgccctgcaattggctggttcagggtgtaccctgcctcttgccagttgtgacagcagggattggcgccagcactccctttgtgaggataagaaaatggatagatggacttcAGCCTCCAGTCTATCTTATTATATGTGTAAAAATTGATAATtacaaccagaaaaaaaaaaaaaaaaacaaaaaaaaactacaattatTTCCGGCGCAGGTCATCCTGGACTGAAGATGAATTCCCTGTTTTAGAATTATAAAAAGGATCATATTTGAATTTTTGCACAGTAACAGGCAGACAATCAGCACTTCTAGATAAAGATCTAGCCGAGTATCTGGTTGCTTCATCGAGTGTAACTAATCGGCGACTGGTCTAAATCCTCCAGTGTTGACGCGTGCTGCGATTGAGCAGCTCAAGCTTGTTTACTGACGCACGCCGCTGACGGCTTAGCGAGGCCCGCACAAAGGAAACATTTCAACCCTGCTGCTACGTCACTCACACACACCCGCGTCCACACATTATGCACTacatattaggtacacctgcactaCACCCAATAttgtttcatccatttttggttTTGATTAACTTGTGCATGTTTTCATGAAGTGAATGTAGTCATTCATTTTTGCATTGATTTACAAAAGAATAATGATAGTAACAATTTTATAGAGAGAAGAATGAGTGGATGAAACTCATAAATCACTTAACATCTAATTTATTACATTAAATGATtgatttattatcattttatcaataataaataatacaattcaTAAGAATAACAACACATAcgtatttgaacttttttttgttgttgtaaacaaTCCATCTTGGGTGTCCAAAATACAGCCTAGGGGTCATTCGTGTGCACTTTTAGTGGCCCgcagcataaaaataaaattgtgttttttttttgaaaacgtGTGAGGTGGGGGTTTGGAAACAGGGCTGCGAGTCAccccaaaaatcatgaaaaaccCCAAAACTATTTGCCTAATCACCTTTCACAGAAAGCTATGGAGAGGCTACAATTTATCAACATAattataatactgtacataatttGCTTGATGGATTGGTTTTTAACCCGTACACTGCATACATCACGACCACTTCCTAGTTTTGAGATTATGTTCATACATattcagaaatgtaaaaaaaaaacagctctaaAATAATTTGCACATGTTATAACATCTACAAGGGTTAGAATAATTGTGGAAATGCATAAAGCGTGCGGGAAATGTGGATATCATACGTCCACGTGCTGGTCGGTCTGGGCAGCCGGCACAGTCAGGGGGGCGTTTGGGAAGCGGATGGCCTCGCTGTTCCGCCTCATGTAAGCGTGGCCGCTGATGGGGTACCACATCTCCGTGAAGGTCAAGGCCCCCACGGTGATGGCGCAGCGGCCCAGCACCTTGAAGCCCATCTTGCGGTAGAAGGAGACCAGGAAGTCCTCGCACATGAGCACGGCCCGCCGCACGCTGGGCAGGCAGCGCAGGTACTGCAGGTAGCGCCACATCAGGATCGGACCTTTGCCCTGCTGCCGGAAGGTGCGATGGACCGCCAGCACGTGGATGTGCACGGTGGAGCCGCGTGGCTTGTGTAGCGTCAGGGCCTCCTGCGGAGTACGCAAAGCATATTTTGGTTGGCCACGAAAAGTCGACATGATTAGTTATTGGATTAGCGATCATAATAGTCAtgaaatagtgtgtgtgtgtgcattgatTCCATTTTGGAACGAGGCTATAgcaaaactaaaaatgtaaaatctgaAGCGTTGTGACTGGTTTAGGGATGCATTCACTTCCAGGGGAATTAAACCAGCAACCCTTCGGTCACAAGACATATTCATCCGGAGATGGCTTACGGTGGCGAGGCGGTCGCGGTCCCACAGCGATCCGATGATGAAGGCCACCAGCCGGCCTTCCTCGAACCAACCCATGGAAAATTCCGGACACAGAGTGAGGAAGTGACGCACCTCGTCCAGGTGCAGCGGACACTCGCCTGACACCGAGATGAACGCTggcgcacgcgcacacaaagacacagaattaaaaaaaaaaaaaaaaatatatatatatatatatatatatatatattttttttttttacttgcataCATTTCAAGACTTCACACAGATGTTATCTAGCATGTCATTAGATGTAGTCAATTTTTATATTGTTAGCATTTGGTAACATTTTAGAGTAGGAGTCAAACTATAAACGGGTTATACATAGTTTATAAGCAAAACTTGTGAAAATAAGAATCATCTGTAGTTGGAGCTGCTTGAGTATGAAAACAGAAGATAAAAATATTGCAAGAACAGTCTTGGAGCAAATAAAAGGTTCATAATAATCTGAAGAgtggtacggtggatcagctggtaaagcgttggcctcacagttctgaggtcccgggttaaatcctggacccgcctgtgtggagtttgcatgttctccccatgcctgcgtgggttttctcggggcagtctggttcctcccacatcccaaaaacatgcgacattaattggatactctaaattgcccctaggtataagtgtgagtgcgactgttgtcggtctctgtgtgccctgcgattggccggcaaccagttcagggcgtgctgTGCAAAGGTGTCAAGACATCAAGAAATGTACTGCATGCAGTTTAAATGCCAAGTGTGCAAATGTTGCGGATACGCCTCAGtcgagtcggggtacaccctggacttgttACCAACTAAGTGTCAGCTAAGCAAGCACAATCATGACAACATACAAAAGAGACACAATCCATATTTGGTCATTTGATGTGAAAATAGACGTCACATGCTTCACAACAAGCCAAGCAGTAAAACCATTCAAATATATGCACTTTATAAGAGAAAATTATGTTTATTTCCATTGTGGGTTAGTGGCCTGGAGTGGATTTAGAAGAgcaacattgaaaaataaagctATCATATTAAGTCAGCAGTTTTTCAAATGGGTGCTTGACTGGTGGAAATCACAATATGGAATATTTTTGTGTCTATGTTCAgagccaaaatgtcaaatttgtttttttccgagTCGCTCAAttgaaaaggacaacaaaaCGGCGTCGCGGTACCTTCTCGCTCGATCTCAAAGACGCTGATGGCATCCTGCGCGTTGAGCGGTCTGACTTCGCTGGCGGGGAGGGTGTGCCGCCTCTGGATGCCGGGCGACACCGAGGGCAACGGCCGCACGGGCTCGACGGAGGACATCGCGCGCTTCGAGCACCCGTCGGGCCGCTTCCAAACGGCCGTGTGCGCAGGTTGCCGTGCCGGGCCCTGCGTGGACCGAGCCAGACGCGCTTGAATTTTTTAAAGAGCGGCTATGAGTCAGCGTCTCATTTGCATTTGAATATTTGACACCGGGTCAAAGGCCTCAGCTTGCGCGTGACCTTTAGCCGAAGcctataattgtttttttttttgcgctcacACGGATGCCATTTGGGTTTTGTCTGCGCAAGGCATATAATCATCCGTCATATTCATTAAGCATCCACTCATCTGAGGCccacgtgagccactaaaagCAGCTGTTTATGCTTCGGAACCCGATTTCAGAGACAAGTACTTGGGGGGAAGGCCACAATTCCGCAAAACTACTTTTGAGCTATTAATACTTGAGTTCAATGAGTTTTGACAGACACATACGCATGTGAAGGTGAAATGTGAACGATTTGATGTTTCTGGCAATTAAATGGGAACATCCTCGTACTTTATACTGTGGTCGCTTTTAATTCTGGTTGGGGGGTGTTTGGACAGTGCAAACAGTACCCAAGTGGCAGGTACAGGTACTTTTCCGACATTTTACAGTTCAATCTC contains these protein-coding regions:
- the LOC133514514 gene encoding serotonin N-acetyltransferase-like; amino-acid sequence: MSSVEPVRPLPSVSPGIQRRHTLPASEVRPLNAQDAISVFEIEREAFISVSGECPLHLDEVRHFLTLCPEFSMGWFEEGRLVAFIIGSLWDRDRLATEALTLHKPRGSTVHIHVLAVHRTFRQQGKGPILMWRYLQYLRCLPSVRRAVLMCEDFLVSFYRKMGFKVLGRCAITVGALTFTEMWYPISGHAYMRRNSEAIRFPNAPLTVPAAQTDQHVDV